The genomic region CCAGACGAAGGTAAATTTATTCGCATTCGCTTCAATCTTTGTACCATCAATAAAAATTGCTTCTTGATCAATTAGTTTCTCTTCGATTAATTGGCAACGGAATTGGACAAAACATTCCCGAATTAATTCTTTCACTTCTGGTTGAACACGGAATCGATTGATTGTGCGGTAGCTTGGTTCATGTCCTTGAGCTAACCACATCATACGAATACTGTCTTTTAATAGGGCTTCAATTTTACGTCCAGAAAAGACCGATTGTGTGTAGGCACATAAGATAATTTTAAGCATCATGCGTGGATGGTAGGCAGGACAACCTTCATTTCGAAGAAATGATTCAAATGCTTCATGAGGAATACTTTCAACTAAATGATGAACATGGAAGGCAATATCATTGATTTGTAATTTTACTTCTAAATCTAAAGGCAAAACTAGTTGATTCATGATATAATTTTTAAACATAAGGACCCTTCTTTCGATGAGATTTTGTGTGAGAACTCTATTTTATCAGAAGTGGTCCTTATTTTAATTCAAAAAATAAACAAAGCCGGTGAAATTTTACTTATTGTAAAATTTCACCGGCTTTTTCATCTCAGAGGTGGGTTTTGTCCCAGCCTCTTTTTGTATTGGGCCATTTTTCCAATGTTATGATATTAACTAGTATTATTAAGTGGTAAAATTAAGAAGGCGAATTTATTAGTTATGGAGGCTTAAATGATAATAGATACTCAAGGTATTAAGGATACAATTAGACATCGCTATCCATTTCTTTTAGTTGGATAGCATTTTGGAACTAGAAGAGGGAGAAAGAGCAGTAGGTATAAAAAATGTTTCAGCAAATGAGAATTTTTTTAATGGGCATTTTCTGAACTATCCAGTTATGTCAGGTGTGTTAATTGTAGAAGCACTAATTTTTTTTGCAATTGGTGATTAATATACATTAAGGGTAGTGCTATTTGTTTAACTAAGGGTATAAAAGCTAATGTTACGACAGAAATAAAATAACCTTTCACTTGTTGTGTTATTGGAGTCAAAGCACAGGGGTGTAGGACATACATAAGAAAATTACGAAGTAAACGACCAAGTATAGAATTAACAATAGTAAAGGGGGTTTCACATAATGATACGTATGTATAGTGAAAAGGACGATAAGGAGAAGTTGTTAAGACTAATAGAAAAAATGGGTATAGAAGAAGAGATAGGGGATATAGATGAAGTAATGACAAACTCTAAACATTTTCTTTTGTATGAACAAGATGGTATAAGAGGGTTTTCATTCTCATCTTCCTATTTGAATCATGAAGAGTCTATTGCTCAAATTAGTTTATATGTTGAACCGAAATATCGCTTAAAAGGTATTGGTTCTGAACTATATAAAGAAATGGAAAAGCTAATTTCTGAAACTAAATCTGATGTTTTGTGTACTTATATGAGTGTTGAATCAGAAAATCCAGTTGAATTCGCTAAAAAAATGGGGTTTGAAAAATGGTGGGGCTTTCGTGAATTGGTATATAGGGGAGGAGCTATTCCTAAGCCAGACATAGAGTTTATTAAATATGACGATCGGTTTTTTGACCAGTTTGTAAAAGTAGTACAAGACTCTTATTACGATTTGCGAAAAAAGAATGATATTAAACCATATCGCTCTTCAGAAGAAATGGTGAAAAAATACCAATTAAATAATAATGTGTATATAACCTTACATAATGAGCAAATTGTTGCATCAGTGACAACTAGTAAAGGAGAAGTAGATAATTTAATGGTTGCACCAAGTTACCAAGGAAAAGGCTATGGCCGTAAGGCTCTGCATTTTGGTATGAACAAGTTGCTAGAAGAAGGTTTCGAAGAAATTCGTCTCTGTTTTGTAGAAGGAAATGAATATGCCGAGAAATTATACACTTCTTCAGGATTTAAGCCACTTCATAATACGCAAGTTTATCGAAAGTTCTTGTAGAATGTAATTTTCGTTATTTAACAAATAAGGTCTTTACCGAACAATATAATACAAGTTACCTCGAATTCGAGTCTTTAACAATCGAGTGTGCTTATTGAATAGCACGAGTCCAAATTTTAATAAAGTAAAGAATTATCATATGAAAAAGGACACTTAAAGTCAAAATCCATTATTGAAGGGGGATATGATTTAGGGAGGAAGAGACAAACGGAATAGCTGTTTCTTCAATTTTGTTTGGTGCATTATCAATGATTACACCGTTTATCGGCATATTACTAGGTATAGTTGGATTAGTAGGTTCTTTCTTGGCACTAAGGGCGATTAAGAATAGCAGGAAAAATGAGGGCGTATATCAAAAAGGTGAAAGTATAGCAATATTTGCTATTATATTTAGTATTATTGGAATCTTATAGATTAAATTTTTTAAATTACTCTACAACAAATGAGGGTTTTTTGAAGGCAGTAAGGAATCTCTATTAAATATTGAATTCGAGTCTTTAGCAATAGGTTACGATGATTTTATATCACGCTATTCTGATTTAAAAAAGTTGTTGGTAGATTTGAGTTGTTTTGAAATAATCGGAATAAAGGTAAAGAGTAGAAAAGTTGAAGAACAGACTATTATGGTTTTCATAAATTAACTTTGAAATAGATTGGTGTGTGTATTAAATGAATAGAGTAGTTGTAGCATATGCTTTTATTTATAAGCAAGATGAGAATAAAATCCTTATGGTTAATAACAAGGGTGGAGGTTGGTCTCTTCCTGGTGGTGCAGTGGAACAAGGGGAAACTTTAGAACAAGCAGTTATTCGAGAGGTTAAGGAAGAAACAAGTTTAACCATTGAAGCTGCTGAAGTTATAGCTGTTAATGAAGCGTTCTTTAAAGAAAAGGGACATCACGCTCTATTTATAACATTTAAAGCTAAAGTCATTGAGGGAGACATTTCAATTGTAGATAGAGACGAAATTTCAGAGATAAAATGGGTAGATATACAAAGGGCTAATGAATTAATGCCTTATCATCCTTATGGAGTTGATAGTTTACTAAAAGCCTCTTCTCCATATACATTTCAAGGGTAATAAACCCTTCTCTTCCTTCAACTATTGGAGCATATCTATCTATTTGGGGGTTGTCAAAAAACTACTGTTTTTTTAAACATGCCAGTAAGCAATGGATGAGCATTGTTTA from Bacillus spongiae harbors:
- a CDS encoding GNAT family N-acetyltransferase → MIRMYSEKDDKEKLLRLIEKMGIEEEIGDIDEVMTNSKHFLLYEQDGIRGFSFSSSYLNHEESIAQISLYVEPKYRLKGIGSELYKEMEKLISETKSDVLCTYMSVESENPVEFAKKMGFEKWWGFRELVYRGGAIPKPDIEFIKYDDRFFDQFVKVVQDSYYDLRKKNDIKPYRSSEEMVKKYQLNNNVYITLHNEQIVASVTTSKGEVDNLMVAPSYQGKGYGRKALHFGMNKLLEEGFEEIRLCFVEGNEYAEKLYTSSGFKPLHNTQVYRKFL
- a CDS encoding transposase, which encodes MFKNYIMNQLVLPLDLEVKLQINDIAFHVHHLVESIPHEAFESFLRNEGCPAYHPRMMLKIILCAYTQSVFSGRKIEALLKDSIRMMWLAQGHEPSYRTINRFRVQPEVKELIRECFVQFRCQLIEEKLIDQEAIFIDGTKIEANANKFTFVWKKSIKNYHESLIKKSNQLYNELLQNEIIPEIERETDEQLSLEELKQLVQKVDDVVTKFDK
- a CDS encoding NUDIX hydrolase — encoded protein: MNRVVVAYAFIYKQDENKILMVNNKGGGWSLPGGAVEQGETLEQAVIREVKEETSLTIEAAEVIAVNEAFFKEKGHHALFITFKAKVIEGDISIVDRDEISEIKWVDIQRANELMPYHPYGVDSLLKASSPYTFQG